The window ACATTCCTGTTGTATTAATGAAGACTTGAATTGAGAGATTCGTAGATCTGTGGTGTTCAGACACAGGATACTAAGAGCTATGTTACTATTCTTAGTTTGTAAATTGTCCTTTTGATaccatcttgttttcttttgtaggtataaataaaaacactgttGTCAATAAATGGtgaattttgtatttattatttttggagcatAAAACAACATTTGCCCCCGTTCTTCCCAGTTCTTAAAAGAAGTCAAATCCGAGGGGTCGGGAACATCTGTTGGTGACCCTCCGAATTACAATTGAAGTGTCCCCCATCTCTGGAACGTGAGATGGGTGAGTGGGGAGGGTGCTGGAATACCTGTGGAATGGAAGGTTCTTGCCACGTGAAGGTAACGTAGACCTGAACAGGTTGGGGTTCAAGCAGGGTTAATTTTCGGGAGGGCGGTAGTTCGCGCACCGTGGTGTAGCTgttgaattttgggtggtcctgtgtggagccaggagtggGACTCAGTCCGTGTGGGTTCattccaacttgggatgttctgTGATGGCACGTGGGGGCCAGTGACCTTTGTCTATCAGGCTTCATGATGCCACGCCCTCTTCACTATGGCATTTGTTGGGGACTGAAGGACAGTGACAGTTTCCCTTTTATTTCCTGTGGTGCCTCAGGGTAAGGTAGAGGCATGTTACGGAGGTGAGTGCTATATGGAGGGAGAGAACAATCTGTATTTCTTAGTATTGGCCAGCACTACTTATTAGCACCAATTTCAAGTAAGAAGAAGCAACAAAATAGAGGGAGAGTCTCATCCAGACGACAAGCATACCAGCTGCCCTGGCCTCGCTGTCTTCCTGGCGCTGGAGTGAAGCTCAGCTGAGCCGTTCTTCAGTCAACGAGggccaggaaaggaaagctgtGGTCAATAGTTTCATCTTTGGAATTTCTGGTGTTGTctggaaatggcttcaaacagGCATTGGAAGGCttagcttctttccttttaggACTGCGGAAGGAGATGGTAAAGAAGGCATGCTGGGAATACAAACTGATCCATTGTTTCTACAAATACTCTGAATCTGATCATTTGGAGCACTAGATAGCAGGTTGCCAGGTTTTCAAACcagtatttcctttttgttcccCCTTTGATGCAATATGCTCCTCTGTTCTATCCCTGGTACgctttcattgcttttaagGGAGAATAAATGGCTTCATGGCCTGAGCCCCTGAGCATCCCCCCGCTGATGTGCTGTGGGAAGCTTGGCTGGGAGGCCTCATGGAAACACCGTTGGGGTTTGGGTTGGGGTAGATGATCCCCGCAGGCACTCCCAacctcagctgttctgtgaaaCACAAGTTTGGGGGAGCTGAAGGCTTCCTTCATCTTTCAGGTCCCTGTGTTAAACAGAAAGCAGCTCATctagttttaaaaacaagatgaaGAGAACTGGCATTATATAAAAATCCCTTTGCAGTGCTTTGTTCTAGGCTCGGAAGCCTTATTAAGTAGGTTTCTTTTTATAAAGCATCCTTGCTTTCCTTAACAGAATCGCTGCCCTTTTGTCTGCGCTCTCCTGTGatagaaatgttttgaaaagatgctttttcttttttgcaagtGTAAGAGAGATGCAACCTGCTATACCATTTCTGGTTGCCATAAATGACTGCCAAGCATTTGCATATCTCCCGCCACCTTCTCTTTCCCTTGATCCAGAACAGTTGTgtaaaagaagggggggggggggggggggaaggcaaTTCTCTTCCTGCTGTGATGTCCCAGGGACAAATGTTATTTCTCCCTCCTGTGTCATCTGAGTTCTGCAGCTTTATGCCTCGTGATGTGAGACCGAAAGCCAGCAGTTgtcaggctttttctttccttccccttttgtTCCCCCTTCCCCAACTGCAAAGGGTATGGATTCCTAACAGAATGTAAGGACGCGGGACGCATGAATTGAATGAAGCTAAAATGGGcgataggaggaaaaaaaggaattgacGTAGGGCACCTTGATGGTGGTTTTGCAAAGTGATTTTCTAGCGTCAGAGGTGTTTCAATTACGTAAGAAAATCTTAATCCACCAAGGCCAGCCCTCTGTTCCGTGCCATCACCTCTCtaccagcaggagcagtgcGCGGAGCTGCTTAGAGCCACCCAtcagagcccccagcacaggatCTGGTGGAATAGTTGGGGAACGGGGAAGAAGAAAACGCCTGTAGAGCTGCATTTCATCAAATTCCTCCCTTCTCAGCAGATGAGCAGTTTAAAGCCTACTTCAGCCTCAGCACCGTAGCGTGTTCTACCAGATTGTATGCCCGTTAGCGCTGGTATGCAGCCATCACTGGCATCTGGTTTTGGGAAACTGCGGAGTCTTGTACGTGCAGATGCCTGTCTTCCTACAGAATGGGTCCTTGGGAATGCTGTGTCTTTTACACCGAAAGGAAAAGTAGGCTTAATATCATCTCCATATGTCTGCAGGTGCATTGCCTGCCCGTGGctattttttctcccccctctgAGGTTTTTTTGTGATTCATAATCTGTCAAAAAGCACGTGGAAATGAATATACCAAAAAACGTTAACTTGGCGCGGGCTTAAAGCAGACTGAGCTGGTTTTAATATCTACACAGATAAAGAGTGAACTCAAGGACTAACACCTGGCAAGCTGCAAGAAGGCCAAATGACTGTGTCTGATGTATACTCACCCTTTCACCTACCTTTGGTAACGTAGAGATAGAAGAAGTCGCAGTAGAAGATGGTCTGTACCACCCCGGAGACCACAGCAATCTGGTCGTAGAACTTCTCGGTGTGGTAGCGCCAGACCCAGTTGGCGATATAGAGGGCACGATAGAGGCCCAGGAAGAAAAGGTAATGCGTTGTGATGGTCTCTGCTTCCCCCGTCTTGCTGATCATGAAGAGCTGGGGGAGGATAGCTACGGACTCCAGGTAGATAGAGAAGGTCCAGAGTATCTGTGAGGTGCAAATGAAGGTGGTGGTGATCGTAgaatgatcatagaatcgtcGTAGAATGgtgtgagttggaagggaccattaaaggtaatctagtccaactccaaTGACACGGAAAGACCCAAAACTTTACTCTTGATAGTGTGGGGAATGAGAGAagatggtgctgagctgctctaCAGATTGCGTGCTCTTCATGGATTGCCAGCCTTGCCTCTCCTACATGCTTTTGGCATTAAAAACCCGAGTTCTTCAACATCCTGCAATCTGGGTAGTGCCAggcttccctcccctctcctgccCCATGCTTTCCTTACCTCCAGGGGGGTGAAGCTGTGGTTCTCCAGGAAGGACAGGCCTGTGACGGGGACCAGGAGGAATTCCAGGCGAAAGGAGTCATTCTCACTGTCAAATGTTTTCCGGAATTTCACGTAGATCATGTACACGGTGATGTAGGCACATATCAAAAAAATGACCTGGGGGAGAGAAGCAGAACTGCAAGATCTGACCTGTGATCACACTGCCTGTGCTTGAAGAGAAGCCTGGCTTCAGTTAGCTTTGCCCAAGGGCAGGTCTGTTCACCTggtgggctgtgctgtggtgaGATAGCAGTGAACAATTTTTCTACACTGACTTATGACTGACTGGTGTTGGAGGTGCTCCCGTGGTCAACTAGAGATTGCCACTCAGCCCTACCATGAGAGTAACTTGTTTAAGAACTCTAAGGCTCTCTGTTAAGATATTGACTTGGTGGCAGCCAGCTGTTGTGCTCTGGCTGTGCAAGCGTGCCCAGCTCTCGTTCACAGCATCTCAAGCTGGCCTTAGTGGAGCAAAATGTGGTGGGCTCAGCCCACATGTTTAATGCAGTGAGCAAGTTCTATGGTCAGTGGAGGGCTGGTGACACCAAAGGGAGCACCTTTAGCTGCTCTTCCTGTGTGTAACCCGCTAGCTTTGGTGACAGGCAAAGAAGATGGAGTTGCTCCTGTCTCCCTCTGGCTGAAAAACCAATGTGGTGAAACCATGGCGAGCTAGGGAGAATGTCTGCTTCCCTGCTGCCCCCTTACCTTCATCACGGTGTTGTAGAGGGAGATGAAGGTTGTGAACAGGTCCAGGTAGCGGGTAGTGAAGACGAGGGCAAAAAGAATCTGGCTTTTCCCCGAGATACCTGCATGgtgggagaggaaagaaaggcaaggcaggtgaaagaaaaaaaccttcagaTGCAGGTTTTGccctgtgtgtttgtttgtttgtttgtttgttttgtttggtttttttttttgagatccCTTCTGTATGTGTGGCTCCATAAGCCAGGACCTCACCATCACAAGGACCTTTCCCTAACGTGCCTGCCCATCTCACTGCGGTGAATTGCTGTGGGACTGGGGGCTGGCCCACGGATGTtggtgctgctgtcaccactggTGGGGTAGCAAACGTGGGTGAACACAGCTGAACCCATCCTCTCATCTACCTGCAAGCCTCCAGCTCCATGGGAAGCAACTGCTCTGCATTCCTTGCCCAAACAGGGCCTCTAGCCTGAAGCAGCATTCTCTCCGCATCTTTTCACCAGAGGTCATTGCTTTTGGTGCCACCAAACCTCCTCATGCTCGCTTTCCATCTTATCacccttctcccctctgcttCACTGTCACCCAGACACCTGCCATGTGACCGTGTGCCATGCCACATCACATCCTTCCAGCACATCCTCCTCCCTCCTGGCGAGGAAGCCATCCTCCAGGCTGTGGAGTCTTCTGCAAACCACAGCAAAGCCCAGTGATGGGTTTGGCAAAAAACCACCAAGGCGTACcaaaaagggaagggagagaagcTGGAGAAGAAACCGGGAGGCAGCacaagggaggaagaaagaggagccTGATGCCACCGAGGAGCCCAGGAGTAGGATCCCCTCCTTGCCCAGGGAGCACTCACCAGCACAGGACTTGGACCTGTGGATCTTCACCAGCAGGATGATGATGGCCAACAAGTGGGAGACGTCCCCCAGGATGCGGAAGATGTTCATGGCGGCGGTGGGTGAGGGCAGCTGTAAAACCCTGTGGGGAGCTCCGTCCTCAGCCAAGCGTGCGCTCTCCTCCGGCAAACTTTCCCTCCTCCCAGAGTCCGGGACTTTCTTCTCTATGCCTTCCCAAGACTCCACGTCCCCTGCCCCAACGTCCCTGGACTTTCTCCCTCCCAGAACTGTGTCCCCTTTGCCGCCTTTCCCTTCTGTGCAGGGCCTAAGCAAAGTTGGGTTTTGTCCTCTCAGCAGCCCCGGAGCAGCGCTGGGTGACGTGGCTCCTGGCTGGCCggggaggagagaaaggaggaggcGGAGGCGGGAATAACTGCactatttttccctttcccttttttttttttttaccccttcctctcttttccctcacTTGTCTCAAGTTACACGCGGAAGCGTCCTTAAAGGAGAAAAGGCGGAGGGAAAGGGTCAGCTGTCCCGCaggctgggatgctgctgcagcGTCCTGTGCCCTGTTGGCAGCCCCGAGGCCCCATCAAGCAGGGATGTGACATACCGGGCTGCCATCGCTTCGTGTCCCATCCCAACGGGACAATGCATTAAGTACAAGGCTGTGCACAAGGAGTGCAAGTGCTGCCATCCTGATAGGTTTAGGAGAAGGGATCTGAGGAGGGATTGCTACACAGTTTTGCCATATTCAGAAACATCAGTGGCCAACCTTGGGACAACCCTTCTTCTCCAATGGGATCTCAGGGTGCTGAGATGGGACATGGATGCTCCATGTCCCCACCTTCACCCCTGGATGGTTCCCTCACACCTCCCTCCCTTGGCTCATCCTTATGGGCTCGCCTGGAGTACCATCCCTAATGATTAAAGTGTAAAAATATTATTCCCAGTGCTTACTAACAAGTCTATTAGCATCGCCAGATTCCTTTTTGGAATGCATTTGCATACATTTCCTCCCAGCCCATCGTGCTGGCTGTGTGTTTTCCCTCCCAGCCGCTGTAGCACCTGCCACGCTGGGCTTTTCCAGCCGTACTTGCAGGTTGGGCTGGAAAACACCCATGGATCCCCATGGAATGGGGACTGCCACCCACTGCCCATGGGCACTCTGAGGCTGGGGTGGGGACAGCCCtcaccatagaatcacagaattgttggaattggaagagacctgtgcaggtcatccagtccaactcccctgcaatgaatagggacagctgcagctagatcagggtgctcagagccctgtccagccatCCCTGGTCCTCTTTGCTTCTTGCCCCAAATGTGGTGGACTCAATCACCaccactggaaggccaccagtAAGACAACTGCAGGTGGCAGAGGTTTATCCTCTTCCTCTCGTGCCTTCCCAAGACCTAAGGAGAGCTGATGTCCAGTGGTGCTACAGGAAACAACCAGGCTCCAAGTGGGACTTCATGGGAAGGCCACTGAGTTGGCAAAGGGCATAAGGATGCTTAGAGGAGGAGAATCTGGCACACCAAGTGGGAGTGAGCAAAAATAGAcattccctcctccttccctgtgcCTTGCCCTGGGTGTCTCCCTGCCTCCTGAAATAATGCTGGGCGCTGCCACCACCCCGCACCATGATGCTCTCTCCATGCCTCCCGTTTCCATGGAGACCATAAGGAATGTCGCCAGGGTGACAGGGAGGAGAGCAAGCTGGGATTTGGCATTAGAAACGGGAATTTGGGGTTGttgggtttctttctttttttttccccccttcagttctatttttgtcttcctctctctgcctgTGCTGGTTTGGGATGCTTGCTCTCCTGCAAGTCCAGCCTCTATTGAGGACACAACAATCCAGTGACACAAGGTTCACCCTTCTTGctaaagcatttgttttctgtcactggACTTCTGTGATTTGCCCTAGTTGTCCCACCTCAACTTCTGCTTTGGGTCACATCCAGGCCCTCATGGAGGAGAATGAGACCCGTGGGCCAtctccagctgtgccaggaaTAGTGGCAGTAGGTGTGGAGGGGCTCAAGGGCTTGTGCTGGCTTCAGTCAGTGTGGTGAGAAAACAGGACCATGGTTGCCCAACCAGGGGCTGTTGGCATGGTGGTGGCTCTAGGCTTCATTCCCAGACAGGAGAAGGGTCATGTAGTACCTGTTCACCTTCCCAGGAGCTCCTGcttcccatccatccatccatccatccatccatccatccatccatccatccatccatccaccttTTCACTCCTCCATCCATCTTTctattccttcttccttccataTATCcctcaatttctttttccatctctctaTCTATCCTTCCgttcctcctttcttccatcTGTCCTTTATTTTATCCTTCCATCCACCTCTCCATttatccatccatccttccatccctccatccactccctcatccatccatccctccttcTTTCCACACATTCTTCCTTCCTTCGATTCATTTCTCCACCTCTtcatccgtccatccatccatccatccatccatccatccatccatccatccatccatccatccatctctccatccattcttccctccctcctttcttccaTTCCTCCACCCATCCCGCAATTCATCCATCCACCTCTCTGTCTCTCATCCATCCATCAGTCCATTCATCCCTCCATATCTCCATCCATCTTTCTgttccctcttccctctttccttcctttttctgtctttcattccTCCATCCTTGTCTCCTCCtctcatccatccatccatccattgaactctctctccatccttccctctctccattcttccctccctccattcttccatccctccatcccttctccccaccctcctatccctccatccctctgtctcccccatccccacagcagcactgggaaaggTTGGCGGAGTGGGGCTATTTTTGGGACTGTCTCCCTGGCAACGGCTGCCACCACCGTCTGTGGTGGCTTTTCCATAGGTGCTAAAATATTCCACGCTTCTTATTAAAGACGGTGCTGGTGGAGACGGGCGGGGGTGGCGAGTGTGAGCCACCCTACTGCTGGGGCCATCGAGCCAGGGATGGCCGGGGCATGGCACGAGGACAGCTAGGGGTTGGTGACATCCTTGCTGTGACATCCCAATGTCCATCCCAATGGCCCAACCATGCTGGTTGGACAGTGCACAGGGTGCAGCCGTATGTCCGTGTGGAGAGAACCACTACCATGGCCATACGTTCCTCCCCATCCTCAGCAACATAGTGAGGTTTTTGGGATGAGTTTAGGCACTACAGGGTGGTTTCACCCCTTGGGGTGCAACCACCATGGTCATACCGGGGTGTGTCACATCAGCCTTGGGCAGAGCCGGGGCTCCCTATGGGATGGACGGTGACCTCCAGCTTGGTGCCCCTGGACACTGGGGCTCCCTATGGGATGGGCAATGACCCCCAGCCTGGGGACAGGGATAGTACGGATGGAGGGGTCggagagccccatccagctgcagggagcagtggaGCGGAGCTGTTTGCAGGATGTTGGCTGCTCTCCCTGCTTGCAGCTGCGGACGGATGCTGAGAGGTGCTAAAAATACTCTCTGCTCCTCCCGGTGAGAGTTCTCCAGGAGGTGACCTGGAAGCCCCCGAGATGCCACTGGGGAGCTCCCAGCAGAGACAACCCGAGGGGAGCCGGGTCCTTGCCTGGAGCCAGGTCTAAGCCCATAATCTGGGGTCCAGGTGAGAAAATCCTACAGGTCACAGCTAGAGTACATGGCTGCCCCTTCCCACTGCCGATGGATGTGTTCCCGACTCCCCCATGGCAGCTCGGCAGTGCGTATCCATGGCTCTGAGATCACACGCGAGGATGGGCTAAAGTAGCGGAAAGCTGTTGGATCCTACCACGGAGTTACTGACTTCTTAGCTACAGACTGCATAGCAATcagagagggggagagggagcCAGGGAACGGGAGCAGGGAGAGGCGGCGCAGAGATTTTGGGGTGAGAGCAGGGAGGTGcggggagaggaaggaagggcagaGGGGACGAGGCAGGAGGGGGAGAGCAGAACCATCGCTGAGAGCTCGTGGGATGGACGGGAGCGAAGCACGCTGAGcggaggaggagaggagctgggCACAGTGAGCTGGGGCTCCTCGGGAATCCAACAACCCGGAGCTGCAGTGAGCCCAGGAGCTCTGGGGCACGATGGAGACACCGACTGCTGACCCCATCCTCTGACTCTGGCTCCCAGGCGGCCCCGGCGCGATGCGGTAAGAGATGCCGGGCAGCTCCCAGTGCAGCAACGGGAGGTTTTGCCTGCTAAAATGCTGCCTTGCTAGTGCTAGCGCTGAGGAACGGCTATAAATATAACTTAGTGAGATGTGAGTGGCTTCATGCGAGTGTGTCCGTGAATAGCAAAGTTGCTGTGTGCATGGCAGATGTAAATATCGCTAAAGGAGCGTGACGGTGCGGGAGGGCACCTCCTTGTCAGCCTCCCCAACTTTCCTCCCTTGCCCTGCAGGTAACTTGTGTGGTTTTTCAGCTCTGATCTTTGCTTTGCTCCCTCACCCCGGCTCTCgtttgctttttccctttccatccccatggagcagccctgcactgtgGTGTccatctgtgtgtgctgctctgggaTGAGTCTCTCAGCACCAGGAAGGTGTTTTCCAAGCACAGAGCTCACCCAGGGTTGAAGTGTCTCCCTCTAAGCTTAGAGATTTTGGGGGTCCAGACCCAACCCTTCTAGCTCATAAAGTCCCAGCTCAGCTCTTGCTTGGGGTTGTTCAACATCTCCAACATGCACTGTCGGCAGGGGTTACCCGGTGGTGTTGGATGCATGGCGGAGGTGATGGgcatcaccaccatcagcttGTGGTCACCAGGAGCCCGAGAGGGGATGGAGAGGTATGCAGGGAGCGTGGGGACGTACCCATATCCACTTGCCATTGGAAGCAGTGTCTGAGCACGCCAGCACATGGTCACCTCAGTTTGGGGCTGCTGACAATGATAATGACACGAAGGATAGCAGGaatggactcagtgatccttacgggttccttccaactcgggatattctgtgaCCCCATGATAAGAACGTGGGCTTTTAGAAGGGAAACTGGTGGTGatgaggaggagggatggaCATGGAAGGGATGGATGGGAGAGGGTCGATCTTCTCGTGCTGCagccttcctctccttccaccATTCCTCCTCCTGGGGCACGTTGCCTGGAGGTGTCCCCCTGCCATTTGGCTGCCCCAGTCCACGCTGCCCACGCATCCCTGGTGTGGCACCAccatggggcagtgggatgggggacgCAATGACGGCCGTCGGGGCTTCCATCAGCGCCGATGTGGAGCAGGGCACTTAATTGCAATCCGCCTTCAGCAAATTCCCACTTTCCTGGGTCACTGCATTATGGCATTGGGTTCGTTCAACCCGACGGCGACCGGGGATCGATAGATGGACGTGCCCGTCTTCGCGGTCAATCCCCGCTCACAAACACAACAACCCTTCTACGAATGGCGCTGCTCGGACTCAGCTCTCCTGCAGGCGACTGTGTTGGATATAGGACCAATGTATGGATATGTTTCTCATGGAGCACTGAAAGCTCCGGGGTGGAGGGGACAACACTGGGAGgtgtgggagcagtgggggctggggaggggggctCAGCCCCTGCTCTGGCTGTGTCATCACGGGGACCTTCATGCGTGGCccttttttaaatctgttttctgcctttctctccctttctctcctctcccccccctccgTCGGTATGTGGGCTGATCACTGCTCAAACTTTTAATTCAGATGGTAATTGGAATAATAATACGGGCAGAATCCTTCTGGCTCTGTTGCTGCAGCTGGCTTCGGGGAGCTATGAATAGCTCTGAGTCACACACTGAGAGGCTTCAACTTCagatcattttgttttgttttcatattacCCGTGCCCGGTGCTTCACAGGGGGGAAATATCCCCTCAGTCGCTCCACCCTGGAATGCAAACAGGGCAGAGGGACATCCGTGTCACCCAATGGGGGAGCAGGGGTCAGCTCACCATGACTGCGGGCACACGGGGACTGCTGGCACCCACCCGATCTATTTATAATTACTGAGGGAAAAGGCAGCAGCGTGTCTATATAAATGGCACAGAGCTCCCTCCCCTCACCTGCCCCATGCCATGTGCCTTTTGCTCTCCTGCATGGCTTCAACGCCCTCGCTAATGAGATCTAGGGTTAACGAGGGGCACCGAGCCCACATGTGAGCCCACATGCAGGGGCtcagggagggatgggggaTGCTGCAGGTGTGCAGATCTGCCTGAGCTTGGGAGTCCCCATACCCGAGGTATCCCCATAACAAGGGGTCTCTTTACTAAGGGCTTCTCATACAAAGGGGTTCCCATACCAAAGGGGCCCCCATACCCAAGGGGGCCCCATACCCAAAATATCCACATACCTAAGAAGTCCCCATACCCAAGTGGTCCCCTGCTCATGGGGTTCCTGTACCAAGAGGTCCCCATGCCAAGAGGTCCCCGTACCCAAGGGGTCTGCACACCATGGGATCTCCGTACCAAAGGGTCCCTATGCCCAAGGCGAGGGAATGAAGGCCCCTTGGAGCCGCAGTGACCACAGACAGGAGGGAAGCATTCGCCAGACAGCTCTGGATAAAGCCAAGTGTAAAAATACCATGGGATTTTTCCATCGCCGTCGTTGTTGTTTGCGGTGTACATCCCCGGAGCGCCAGATACGGTTGTTATAAAAAGAGAAGTGGGGGAGTGCTTCGGCATGGAGTTGTCTGTTCTACTTCACAAGGCCGCTCTGCTGCAGATTTGAAGCAGATCCTTATATCCAgactaaatctctcctcttttagctTTGcaaccgtttccccttgtcctatcccaacagaccctgctaaagaggcagtccccttctttcttactgcccccctttagatactgaaaggcccGTGTcgcaggcagggctgtgctgggaagcagcaggtggGTTTATTTCCATCCACCTCCCGGCTGGTGCCGCTCCCTCGGAGGCCGTGGCCGGCGGCATGACGAGCGCTGCGCTCtgccagctggcagcaggggatGGAGCGGGCGGCAGCAGCGCAGCGCGGCCTCGTCTGCGGCCAACCCGCCCGGGCCGATGCCCTGCCCAGAGTGCTGCCGCGTTGCTGCCGGAGGAGTGGAGGCAGCGAGCGGAGCCTACAGGTCCCCACCAGCCGGCCACGCGCCCGTCACCCAGGTAGGTGCCCCGCGGATGCTCCGAGGGCCGTCTGCAGGGGACGGCTGCGGTGTCTCTTTGCTGGCACCATCGCCAGGGTGGACTTTGCAAGGCGTAGCGATTGGTAGGTGCCAGATAGAATTAGCCAGGTGCTTGTCCTTATGAACGCCCCGTCCGTGCTGTCCCCCTGCCCTCCATCCTTTCCCCGCATCAGCCTCTGTCCCCCCGACTGCGGCATTTCTCAACCCGCTCCTGCTCCGCCAGCCCtgtccccttctccctcccGCTGCCAGCATTGGCAGGAACGCCGGCAGCTTGGTCTCGCTGCCAGGGATGTCTTCATCCCCGCTTATCCCTGCGCTGCTGCCCGGGGCTGACGGTTCCTGCGCAAGGTGAGAGgtctctgtttgctttgtgagCTCCTCTCATCCCACTGGGCTCATCCCCAGGGTGGGCTCCAGAGTTCGTGTGCTTGCAGGGTTCCTTGCTCCCTGGTCG of the Gallus gallus isolate bGalGal1 chromosome 1, bGalGal1.mat.broiler.GRCg7b, whole genome shotgun sequence genome contains:
- the KDELR3 gene encoding ER lumen protein-retaining receptor 3 gives rise to the protein MNIFRILGDVSHLLAIIILLVKIHRSKSCAGISGKSQILFALVFTTRYLDLFTTFISLYNTVMKVIFLICAYITVYMIYVKFRKTFDSENDSFRLEFLLVPVTGLSFLENHSFTPLEILWTFSIYLESVAILPQLFMISKTGEAETITTHYLFFLGLYRALYIANWVWRYHTEKFYDQIAVVSGVVQTIFYCDFFYLYVTKVLKGKKLSLPMPV